From the Trifolium pratense cultivar HEN17-A07 linkage group LG4, ARS_RC_1.1, whole genome shotgun sequence genome, the window TTCAGTATCAATGACCTTGAAGATGGTGTTCACCTTCCATCATTTCATAGTAGAAGCCTCATTCCAGATAACACCAAAATTTTCGAAGTCCCTCTTAATCATACAAACACTGATCTACCATActtagtaatttatttattttaatgtttttaattcatttattatatatacattttataaaattatttttatttttatatattcacaATTGGTTTTATTTACAGTAATTGGGTTTGGACTTTGCTActttcctgcaaaaaaaaagGATCGAAAACCTTCTACTGTGTGGAGATGATGGGAACAAATACACAATTGCAGTTTTAAACACTACCGACGTCGAAAACATGCTATTAGGCTACAATTGGCAGGACATTTGCGAAGCTCTTGATTTCAAAATTGGAAATATTATTCGCTTCAAGTTCCATATTAGTAACACCCGTGTTAGCACCAGATGCCATGTTTTTAAGTTAGTGTGATGAAATATcacatttgtatttttatcaaGACACCTTTTAGTTTCATTTACTATTTCATGCATGTCATTctgctttttttcttctttttaaaaaaattatcgtgtttttatttcttcttaTCGATCATTTGTAAACAAGTAATTCAAGGTGTCTTTTAAGTAACATCGATTTATtgtatcttttaattttattttatgctgttaaatatttaattattatattgtaTGCTACTAAATTTATCAAAACCAATAAACATTTCAATTAACAATTTTATCCCTTATTTTTTCGTAATTAATGGACATGTTTATAAACAATTTCATCATCAATTTCAACTACCTACTTACAGCTTAAATAAGTAACCTTCTAATCAATCAAAAGTatcaataaatttttcttttaataatacTAATACGTTTTAATGGTTATTATAAATTTACCAACCAACATATCACTTATGGCccaacaacttttttttttggctcaGTATTATGGCCCAACAACTTGATGtactttaatatttatttttatgggtGTAGTAACTTCTGCTTATTTAACAGGAAATCCATTACATAGATAATTCATCATAAGCTTAACCATATTATTCATAGCAATTCATAGCAATGCCTTTCCTTTCTGTAATAACTGGAACACCAATTTCAACTTTTGTTATTGTCAAAATTTCGGATCaggttttatatttttattacctATTAATATTCAACTAGTGTAGTTTACTATATtgtcatagttttttttttcacactatttttatgttaatgCTAACACTTACTTGATTACACTCTGTAGTTATATCCTGAGGTTGAACCCACTTTTGCTGCGCGACAATaccaaaaactgaaaaaaaagtGGCATGTTTTCAACAATAATGAATCATCGACAACATTGGGTTTCAATAGAGATTATATTAATCCACTTATCCAAACAGGATGGGCCGAATTCAAAACTCTCAATAATCTACCCAACAATGTTGAAATTACGGTTGGACATTACGGACCAAGAATATTCAACCTAATTTCATACAAAGAAATATCTCTACCTACTGAAATTCCATCTTTCCACAGCCGAAGTATTAAACCAaatgaaactattttttttgagaTTCTCATGACTCCTGAAAATATCACAGCAACAAAATTGGTTAgatttgtttaatatttttcaatatatacTACTATTATAAAAAACCTAACAATTTGACACAATCTAATTTGTGTTCTTATTTTCATCCGCAGAAATTGCAATACAACTTTGCAAACTTCTTAAGAGAACATATGTTGTACTTTCTTTTACTCATAGGAGATAATGGGTTTAAAGAGGATTGCTCAGTTAATGATTTTCATGATTCAAAAAACACTTCATTAGGAAACTCATGGAACAAATTCGCTGCAAgtcaatatttcaaaattgGGGACATCGTTCGTTTCAAATTCGATCTATCAAATTTAAATGGAAACTGCAAAGTCTACAAATTGGGTGGGTGACTGGATGAACTGTTACAACAACAAATGTGACAAATCTACTATccgcttttttttttaatctatgtaCCTTTAAATTATAACTCACTACTTTCAATTTATCgcattgtattttatttttattttatttaagtttAATCAATGCTGTCAACAATTTATTATGTGTATTGTTTTTTACTTATGTTAATATAATTAATCAGCCCAATAAAAAATCGCCCTTTAAAAGTTTCTCATCCCACTAACGACTTTATCACCAAACCCatatatatattccatttttacccttggtcaaaaaattcggaacgtgTCTTACGAATTTTATagtacaaatttttaaatattttggaaaatacattcctaagaaaaatttaaaatcatttgatatgtacTTTAGACAcgtaaaaacaataaaaattacaaatttttgttcaaaattcaatttcGTATATTCATATTCAGTAGATAATTTGTCTAAGTGATTCATCGTCGCATTAGCATAATTCGTCTCTCAAAATAATAAACCAATATTATGTTATGTTTAGGATCATGCAATTGTTAAAACaggtcattttttattaatctatAATATCTTTGCATGTTTTGACTAAAGATCATGCAGTACGATTTTGGACTCATGCACAATTTTTTTCACTTCATGATTTGTACTTGCTTAAGTGAATCAATCTACCTTTTGGATACATCACAATGACCAAGAATCTACTTACATCTCTCACGTGAACAAATTTTTGAAGAATCTACCTTTTGCAAACCAACAAATATTTAAATACAATTTATTCTATATCTATACCTTCTATTTTAATtctatatgtatatatacaTGTGTGTGGCTTTGTGTATTAATTGTGGACAAAAATACACTTTAAATTAAGCTCACTTTAGATTATCACACCAAAAAATAcgattattaaattaaatcaaatattatatcattacaaaaaaaattaataatatctaAAAGTTAATTGCAAGTAGTACaataaaatattcttttataaaatagtcattattttttatctataaataCATGCATTTAACAAAGCTTTACTTACTTTTCTTACTTCATTATCAATGGCATCAAAATGGCCTCCTCTAATTCGTGGAAGTCCTCTAGCGATGTTTGAAGCTGTCCATCTTCCTAATGAGGTATGAGAAAAAACTTTTCTTCGTTTTTGAATATTCCATACTATATAACTTAACATGAGTCAATCACTTGCAGACTTTTGGAGAAttagatcatttttttattagaaaatattctaaggAACTTGGTAATCAATGGAAATTGTATGATGGAGATGGAATTCCTCACCAAGTAGAGTTCAATATGTCAACTACCAAACCACTAATAACTTTTGGTTGGCCAAGGATTAGAAATTATTATAAATGGAATGGAAATCAAAGACTTACATTTCACTACTATGGTCAAAATACTTTTCTTATGATTGTTTGTGAGTTTGAACAAAATGAGTCTCCATCTTCTTTTCCTCAATATCATAGTTTGAGTACAAATCTTGATGATTATCGCTCTTTCCTACTTGTGATAAAGGAATCCCATCTTAATTCCTCTAAATTGGTtagttcataaattttttcctttttaacaACTTTTACCTTTAATAGCCATGTTTTCTCAGTACATATATACTAACAATTCAATTTTGTCAATCTTTAGGTTCTACCTCATGATTTTGGATTCCACCTATCATTATCAGTTTTTACAGAATTCATCGTATGCGGTGCTCATCATGAAAATGTGACGTGAAAATTCacaaaaaatggtgaaaatggAGTTGAGTTTACCTTTACAAAAGGATGGAACAAATGGTGTAAACTCAATAACATTGTTGAAggaaatatattagattttaaCTGTGATGCATTTATgtatacaaatattattatcgTCAGTAATATGTAATTTATTatggcatatatatatattttttcataatttctaagatgttatgaatatatttatgaaaaatatttggtaTTTTTTAATACCATTATTGTtgagtttattaattttttaatatgttagtACATTTAGATATATGAAACTCTCTAAACCTTAACTActactttaaatttttatagGGTTAAggaataatttaataaaaattttatataataaataaaccaataaatataccaaaatttttgTGCTACTTTTAAGCTAATTCGACTTTTTTCATTTAGTTCAAAAAATATtccaatatatatattacataaaTTTTAAGAAATACCAACACTACAAAACAagtaaagaattttaaaatattattttatattattaatcttAAAAGCCTTAGTATATAGAAAAATATTCACAAATATCTTAAATTTGAAATGCAACACATTGGAAATGGGTTTACAAGGTTGGATATAAGGTTTCTCATGGACCAACTTTATCTTTGGCTCAAATTTATGGCCCAAATTGAATCATCTTCAATAAATCAACCGTGTATATAGGGGTACGAAATGAACAGTCACAATTTATAAGGAATACCAAAATGAACAGTCACAATTTATATCTAATTCATATTTTATCCATTACTAAAAATGACAACACGACAATTGAAAAACAATAGACAAAAAGAACTTTCCATATCCTTCTTGGACTTTACCCAACAATAAGACAAAACCGTTGTAACTTTCCTTTTCCAACATATACTTTCCCTTTCAACCAAAGTACTTTACAACAACAATTCTAAGTTTCCCCAGCCATTAGATTGCAACAACCTCCTTCACTATCAAACCAAAACCGTTCAGATTCAAGATGGCGTCTTCCTCAAATGGGTAAAGATTTCGACCTTTTTGCAGTTTCAATCGTTTttaaatcttttcttttttgttctttttgttcATGCATGTTTGATAAACGGTTTCGATAATCATAATTTCCAGATTAACATATATATTGATCAATTGCGAAATCGATTTCAATTAATACTTACATTGCTCATTATTCGTAACTTTAGCCGTAGGATTTGGTATATAaaagtttataattttaaaccctgatatatctgactttttttctcaattttttttttaaatttctgaTACGTTTTAGGACTACACAAATCAATGGAGATCAACGAAACAGCACTTTCGAGAGTATCATTTATCCGAATGAGGTTCGTGACTATAtaatgttttgtatttttttcactATGTTTATATagatgaatattattataattagtaatttttatcTATGTGTATAGAAACATAAGAAGAGTCAAAATCAATGGAAATATTATACTGTAATAAATCCAAATATTTGTGGAAATTTTACATTATACTGTAAGATTTATGATTTTCAAGTTCTATAGAtacataaattgtttttttgaatTATAATAGTTTAGTAGTTTTTATCTATGTGTAtagatacataaattattattttcaaattcaACCCATAATTTTGAAATCATTATACAAATACTTTAATTTTTCCCTTATATTAAATGTCAAGTATTAAAACATATAATGTTTTTCCAATTTAGGGACCAATCAATATTCCAAtggatttttttaatgattggAAATGTGAACTGAATAATCATAAGGATGCCATCATTACGACAAATTCTGGATCAGTGAAAATCAGACTGAGTTTGAATGAAGACATATCATTCATGTTCTATGGGCAGTTAGTAGCTAAAAAATTTGGATTTCAACATCCTACCAGAGTAATGTTTGATTATAAGATCGCCCGTAACGAATTTGAGATGACATGCATTCAAACAATGGAGATTGGAGAAAGACCAACCACATTTGAAACTGTGATCAGTCCTTTCAGGGTATATTGTTCTATACTATACTTTTGCTTTATATGACTGTTTTATACCATAAAAAGAACCAATTATTGCTAATAATGTTATTTTACCTTCAAATGCAGtccaaaattcaaattccatCTGAATTCCATGAACTTTGGAAAAGGGAATTGAATCGATTGAGCTACGGCAGGATTGTAGCAGAAAAACTATGGGCACAAGTCAATTTTGAAATGCATGGTACAGAGTACTTTATGCATGGGAACCAGATTACTGAAGTTTTTGGAATTGAAAACCAATAAGGGTCCTCGTTGATTATCAGATTACCAACaatgattttcacatgaccTTTGTAAGTTATATTGAGGATGTGGAACACTCTAACCAAACAGAGGTTTTAGCAAATGAATCAGATGGGAATGAATCAGATGGAGCAACGGAAGTCCAGGTAATGATTTTTATTGGTGTTAAATTTAGAAACATACAATTTTCAGATAACAATTGATGTTCTTTTTACAAATATCTATATTTTCAGAATGAAATGGAGGAAGACCAACACGAAGAAGATGATGCTGGACAAGAACAGGATGATCTAACAGTTACATGGAATACAACAGTAACAAAGGCCATTTCTAATCTTTCAAAGAAACAAGTGCTGgtaaatttttataacattcaATTTCTTTATTAATTCATTACAATTAGATTTTGATTAATCTAGAATTACTACATTTGATCAATTTGgagaacaaataaatatatggtTTTGATTTTCTAAGTTGCAATGTAaattgtctcatgtatgatgtAAAGTTTGATTGCCAGCTAttctgttaattttttttgttattattgcaGCACTTCCCAAATCCTATTTCAAGGGGAGTGCTAGCCAATACCAACCAGATTCAGCTAATAGCAGAAGACAGTGATTTTGAAATTCCATGCAAAATTCATACTTCTGAAAGATCGCTGAAAACTGGAAAATTTGAAAAGCATATTGGCAGAGGATGGTATGAATATGTGCGCCTTCACAGGCCAAGGATTGGGGATAATTTGCTGTTTGTGCTGTATCCAGAAAGACCAGAGCTATATGTGAGGCTGGAACGTTTTAATATGAATCGGGATTAGGAGCGGTAATCTTTCTTGCTCCTTCAATTTATAACAGACCCATCTTTCTCATCTTATGCTATGTTTCATGATGATTAATTGCAAAAGCTTTAATGAATTTATATGTATATTAAGACTCAGTAAGGACAAATGTCAGCTACTATAatctgtaacacccaaaccccttaacgcgaatttattaaatataaataaataaaacacttaagaaaatctaggcgtcacatgttaataatacaaaccacggcataatttaaaatcatgctagcacagcggaattaaaagcgaATAATTAATATAGTGCTTATCATACAAcagtcataattgttcacacaatatccttaggctctaggccatatcaacaaaggatattatgtttacaacccaaaagattaggaatagcaaagttaaatatgccatcacgggctcaATACAATCcaaacgaataacccgacccggtaaaacCTAACCAGAGCAAtactatacaacccatcaaaaagatatataatatatatctaaggagtagtctacgctaactcctcaccaaaaagtgtGCTACTCCAAGCACGAGCGAcgccctctaactctgatcgggatcctcaacctgagaacctgaacccccaacggtccagcacataacacaaaacatgagagttagatcacataatcaaaatacaagtgcaagtaaatcgatacttaaacacttcttcaacaACATAAGCGTGCCTcacaattatacatatacatatacatatattcaCATCTATAATCCAATTAGAAGTTCTCAAAAACACTTAATCGAATACCAACTATCAAGTATCAATTAGCAAATACCACAATAgccaaacatgtgtcacatatcatttatcatcaaatgcacacatagcctaatgcaactctaatgcttcaacttcatgaatgtcaccctagacatttctaatgcatgtggtaccatcttctttattagagtatctcacctctaatatccttctttatcggataaatataatccgatatacttctttattggaataaccaatatcctatttaattcatgaatgcatgtatatgtttcaTGAATCAACTCACAATTAATAGCATTAAGCTTCTTCCTTTACAATGTGGAATAATATCCAACATTCTTCATTATTAGAATAAACAATTATCCTAATATTCTTCATTAATCACTTCCTTTATCATATCTCATCATCATACAATTAATCATAGCTAAAAgcacctaattgtatgttagaataTCACAATTACATGTTATAAGTGCATAATTCCACTAACAAAACATCAGCAAAATAATCCTGttacagagctgttcgctgtagcgaacaggtagcgaacaggtagcgaacgcAAACAGACACAAAACCTCAACTGGCGAGCAGTTGGCGAGCATctggcgaacacgttcgctgtagcgagcatctggcgaacacgttcgctgtagcgagcatctggcgaacacgttcgctgtagcgagcaggtagcgaaccacaccagaagaacatttgttcttgagtttccagaaaatgatttttcactcaaaatcacccaaaaatcccattttcatgttataaatcccaaatgagttcacatacaagtgcaacaaacatgttTAAGCATAAAAGGACGGCTAGTTTTCCCGATCTACATCGTTAACATCGAAAAAGCAAGGATTTAACATTTATGAGTCTAAAAGCTCAAGAACACATATAATCACTCAAAACATACAAATTCTCATTATTTAACCCATGATTTCGCTCACACTACGTGGTAGAAGTATATTGAACATGTTACTAACATTGGGTTTCACTTTCTCGAAGATTAACTctcccaaaccaaaacgaaaatggggtggaggaagttcgggtgaggagaaatcgacattctccccttcctcggatcacccacgattaaggaaactactctcatacctggattcgaagaaaactcgacgaaGATCTTGAATCTCTAGCTTTTCTTCTTGCCCAAGCTCTCAACTCTTCTCTTCAACTCTAAACACAAGAActatgagaaaaatgaatttctctcccTTGCTTCATGGCCATAAGGGCGCCACACACACacctcacaaggcccattgggcctcaagcccattggcttggcccaataacacgataactctcactatcgcttaataactaaagtactcgacaaataactctagttattaacttatttaaaatgccacgtcaaataaaatattttaacgcattaaaattaataatttgaagattgggtcgttacataatCTGTGTTAGATTAATGTTTAAGTCAATATCCTTTCCTTTGTAATATGACAGATATTATATTTTGCGGGTCTTTTAATTAAAGTGCTTGAGCCTTCATTATGGAAACATAATATTCTATCTTTTATTGTTGCATACATTTGACTAAGATTAATATTACAAATATTgttcttaaaatataaattatatgacATACAAATCAAAAGATAACAAAACAATACTTTGTCTTATAATGTAGTCAAATTTAAACATTGATTCAGAATAGGCTTAtacatgttaattaatttttcaaaacttcaaaaaaataagTAGATCTAAAATGGTGAAACAAAGTTTCTGAACAACATTTATATTACCTGTATCGATAAATGCATTCTCCCCATCGCATATATATCTGTCATTGCTACTCAATTTTGatgaatttatttcacaattgaCATTAATAACCAAATTCTCCCATACCATAACAATAACGATTCTTTGGTTATTTGTATTACCAATGATGCTCTGTGTCGAAAATGGTAGGAGCTGATGACAATATCCCAAACTCTGGGTGATTGAATATCTTCCCCGtcaacaaaattcaaataaaatatgtataagATACAATTAGAAGAATAATTAACACAAGAGATATTACTTATGTAGATTAACATTCCTACAACTAGATTTAGGCATATAAACTCTCAGAAtcatatatttcaaaaataccAAAGaggaaaacttattttttttttccttcaggTAAACATTGATAATTACCTGATCTGGATCAAGACACTTTGGTAAGATTCTAAAACGAAATTGTTCTTTCAACGTCTGGAAATTTGGATCCATAGAGATGGAAAATTTTTCACAGCTGACCTTTGTAAACCTATCCGTGTTTTATGTTCAAATCACAATAATTAGATATGGGTTTCATAATTCGGATCATGGCTTTGTAATGGGCCAACTTTGGCTATAGGGCATATATTGATATTCAAATAAGcctttttatttatgttttttatagatatttttttggCCCAATTCTATGACCCATTTAGCCCAATTAAACACCACAACACCTACTCCACCTTCATCTTAGCAAAAATCTGACCTAAAACGGCTGCACTCAATCAAGTAAGT encodes:
- the LOC123923040 gene encoding uncharacterized protein LOC123923040; translation: MPFLSVITGTPISTFVIVKISDQLYPEVEPTFAARQYQKLKKKWHVFNNNESSTTLGFNRDYINPLIQTGWAEFKTLNNLPNNVEITVGHYGPRIFNLISYKEISLPTEIPSFHSRSIKPNETIFFEILMTPENITATKLKLQYNFANFLREHMLYFLLLIGDNGFKEDCSVNDFHDSKNTSLGNSWNKFAASQYFKIGDIVRFKFDLSNLNGNCKVYKLGG